A region from the Flavobacteriales bacterium genome encodes:
- a CDS encoding outer membrane beta-barrel protein, producing the protein MHYSTKSLNSANTNYLNIRKQQENPIFTPNINFLYSHYLDQNFNLSSGLSFHQFGEQTDYSLIHKFDVDTTLTFVSDSVRILSWDSINHVVYVTYDTYSIDTTLVDSTLLEAQLKNRHSYITLPLLIGYDFILKKWNINLQTGIGVSFLVKSKASYINYELSNFINTPPKKVLFNYFFSPNIGYQIADRLQLNFNPQLVINTQNSINYKDSRQRYTNWGINFGICYSFHEH; encoded by the coding sequence ATCCATTACTCTACTAAAAGCTTAAACAGTGCAAACACTAACTACCTGAATATAAGGAAACAACAAGAAAACCCTATATTTACACCTAATATTAACTTCTTATACAGTCATTATTTAGACCAAAATTTTAACCTTTCTTCTGGTTTATCATTCCATCAATTTGGTGAACAAACAGATTATAGCCTAATACATAAATTTGATGTTGATACCACGCTTACTTTTGTTTCAGATTCAGTGAGGATTTTATCATGGGATTCTATCAACCACGTTGTTTATGTTACCTACGACACTTACTCAATAGACACTACTTTAGTTGATAGTACTCTTCTTGAAGCTCAATTAAAAAACAGACATTCTTATATAACACTCCCTCTCTTAATAGGGTATGATTTTATATTAAAAAAATGGAATATTAATCTGCAAACAGGTATTGGAGTTAGTTTTTTAGTAAAAAGTAAAGCCAGTTATATCAATTATGAACTATCTAATTTCATAAACACACCGCCTAAAAAAGTACTTTTTAACTATTTCTTCTCTCCTAATATTGGTTATCAAATCGCTGATAGATTACAGCTCAACTTCAATCCTCAACTGGTCATTAACACCCAAAATAGCATCAACTATAAAGATAGTCGACAACGCTATACTAACTGGGGAATCAACTTTGGAATTTGTTATTCATTCCATGAACACTAA
- a CDS encoding metal-dependent hydrolase, producing MEITYFGHACFQIDINGTKILFDPFISPNELAKDIVIDSINPDYILVSHGHEDHVADVEKIAQQSGATVVSNFEITTWFNQKGIEKTHPMNHGGSWEFPFGKVKYVAAVHSSTLPDGSNGGNAGGFVIETKAGNFYYAGDTALTMDMKLIPLFTELDFAILPIGDNFTMGVDEAVMAANFISCDKIIGMHYDTFGYIKIDHEKAKEKFHHNDSELILLEIGQTKEI from the coding sequence ATGGAAATCACCTATTTTGGACATGCTTGTTTTCAGATTGACATAAATGGAACAAAAATTCTTTTTGACCCATTTATTTCTCCAAACGAACTTGCTAAAGATATCGTCATCGATTCAATTAATCCTGATTATATTTTGGTCTCCCATGGTCATGAAGACCATGTCGCTGATGTGGAAAAAATAGCCCAACAATCGGGTGCGACTGTAGTTTCCAACTTTGAAATAACAACATGGTTCAATCAAAAAGGGATTGAAAAAACACATCCCATGAATCATGGGGGGAGTTGGGAGTTCCCTTTTGGAAAAGTTAAATACGTTGCTGCTGTACACAGTAGTACACTTCCCGATGGTAGTAATGGAGGCAATGCAGGAGGTTTTGTAATAGAAACTAAAGCTGGTAATTTTTATTATGCTGGCGATACTGCCTTAACTATGGATATGAAATTAATTCCTTTATTTACGGAGTTAGATTTTGCCATTTTACCTATTGGAGACAATTTTACAATGGGCGTTGATGAAGCTGTGATGGCTGCTAATTTTATTTCATGTGATAAAATTATTGGAATGCACTATGACACTTTTGGGTATATAAAAATTGATCATGAAAAGGCC